TTGGTAATCCTATGAGGCAGCACAATAGGTAAGCGGCTGCCAAAGCGAATCATTTCCACGTGTGGTATTTCACGCAGCTTTCTAATTAGAAATTCCAGTTTATCGTCGGAAAGCAGCAGGGGGTCGCCGCCGGTAATTAAAACATCCCGTACTTCTGAATGTTCCTTTATCCAATCGAGCCCCTCATTAATATCAAATTTTAATTTCAGCGAACCGTCCACTACCAGCTCTTTCCGGAAACAATGCCGGCAGTAGTTAGCACAGGTATTCATTACAGTAAATGCTACGCGGTCGTAGTACTGTCTGGCAATGGTATCAGGTCTATCTTCATCGGTGGCCCGGTTTTCCTTATACACAAGGTAATTTTCCAATCCAAACCGGTTTTCCTTTTCTTGCAAAGAAGGAACAACCTGTTTGCGAATAGGGCAGTTGGGATCGTCAGGATCCATTAGACTGGCAAAATAAGGTGTAGTACCCCATTTAGTATTAATAGTCTCAATGGCTTCCCTTTCCTCCGGTGTAACGTTAATAAACTCTTCCAATTTCTCCAATGAATCCACTTGGTTTTGCATTTGCAATTTCCACTCTTGCACCTTAGTGACACCTCCTAGGTTGTCAATAATAACGCCTTAAAACAAGCGCAAAGCTTAAAAAACCTTATTCCATCCTACACAGTATCCTATAAATTAGTCAATCGATTTTTGGGCAAAAAAAATTCAACAAAAAAGACATCTCCCCTTCCCAGATAATAAAGAAGACTTGGTCCAGGTGGGGTTTCACCCTTCGAGTACAAGTGACCCCATCTAAACCTTAGTCGCACTTATTTCGAGCTTACAGCCTGTTAATCCCATTAGTTGGGGACATTCCTGTCCCCAGAGAAATACCCAAGCTTCAGCAGGTGTGTCCCCTTTCCTTATGCGAGGTCGGGGTCTTACAGGCTGTGCTATGATAAATAAGTTACCATACCTTTTAGCTATCTTCATAATAACCAAGGGTACGCAGCAGCCCATCATGGTTTCGCCAGTCCTTTTTAACTTTTACCCAGATATCAAGGTAAATACGAGAACCAAGCAGTAATTCAATTTCCTTTCGGGCTAATTGCCCCACCTGCTTTAACATGCTGCCGCCCTTACCGATAATAATTCTTTTTTGTGAATCCCTTTCCACGAATACGGTAGCATTTACTAACACCAAATCATCTGAACGTTTTTTCACCTCATCTACCATCACCGATATAGAATGTGGAATTTCCTGGCTGGTTAAATGCAACACCTTTTCCCGTATTAATTCTGCCATTATGAAACGCTCCGGCTTATCGGTAATCATGTCATCCGGATAATATTGAGGGCCTTCAGGAAGATATTCAATTATCTTCTCTACCAGCGATTGAACATTTTCTCCGTTTAAAGCTGAGACCGGAAATACTTCATCAAAGTGATGTTCCTGCCACCAAAAATCAATAACTTTAGCCAATTGTTCCTTATTAACAAGGTCTATCTTGTTGATAACCAAAATTACCGGTCCATTTAATTCTTTTAACCGTTTGAGCACATATTTGTCTCCGGAACCGGGAGGGAAAGCCTCCACCATGAATAATACCACATCTACTTCTCGCAAGGATCCCAAGGCTACGTCCACCAAGTGCTGTCCCAGTTTATGCTGGGGCTTATGTATTCCAGGAGTATCTAAAAAAATAATTTGCGCGTGGTCACCGCTTAAAACCAGGCTTATTTTATGCCGAGTAGTTTGAGGTTTATCAGACATTATGGCCACTTTTTGCCCTAATGCTTTATTCAGCAGAGTGGACTTGCCCACGTTTGTACGGCCAACTATGGATACAAAACCTGATTTATATCCGCTTTGATTGTTTTTCACCCTTTCCTCCCCCCGGATGTCTACTCATCCTTAACTTTTAATTCAAAGGCCGCAGGCAGTAATTCTCCAACTTTCATCAGCTTATATTCTCCTTGATCATTGGACATATATACCTCAATACCCGCACCAAACTCCAGCAGCACCTGCCGGCAGGCGCCACACGGGCTGCAATAATTACCGGTAGGAGCATTAATGGCAATGGCTTCAAACTGCCGTTCCCCCTCCGAAACAGCCTTAGCAACCGCCGCCCGCTCAGCACAAACTGTCAGACCATAGGAAGAGTTTTCTATATTGCACCCCGTGTAGACATTTCCTTTCACTGTCAAAAGAGCGGCTCCCACCTTGAAGCCGGAGTAAGGTGCATAAGCGTTTTCCCGTACTTTTTGAGCTTGAGCAATAAGTTCTTCAGGATTCAAATCATACGCCTCCCAAATACAAAAAAAGCTACCACCAGCGAATGAAGTGCGGCCATGAGTACTGCCCCGGCAGCCACATCCTTGGCAACCCGGGCTAAAGGATGGTACCCCGGGCTCAGCAAATCAACCACAGTTTCCACCGCTGTATTTAAAAGCTCGGTCACTATTACCATAAATATAGCCAATATCAGCCATAATAATTCAAGCCCGGTTATACCCATCACCCATGCCAGCAACAGCGCTACTGCTGCGGCCAAGCAGTGAATTCTCATGTTGGGCTGGGTCTTAAGGGCATATAAAATTCCCCTGGCAGCATATAAAAACCCGATACTCTTAGCAAAGTTTTGCATCATTCTGCCGCACCCATCCCTTTTAACCCCTCTTAGCTTACAACAGCTCCATGCCGCGAGACCGGCATGGAGCAATTACCTGGAAAGATTGACTTTCTTCATTATCGCCTCTTCCTTTTGGCGCATATTTTTTTTACTCTGACTGTCTTCATGGTCATAGCCCAAAAGGTGCAGCACACCGTGAACTGTTAGGTAGGCTACCTCACGGTCAACACTGTGCCCGTATTCCTCGGCCTGGTTTACCGCAGTTTCCAAGGATATTACCACGTCACCGAGCAACTCTTCTTCTCCCCCGGGAAAATCTTCCCCTTCCGTCATGGCAAAACTAAGCACGTCGGTTGGCCTGTCCACCCCTCGGTATTGTTTGTTTAATTCTTGCATTCTTACATCATCTACAAAAACGACGCTTACTTCCGACTCCTTACCACTGTCCTCTTCTTCCAGCACCATATTTACGGTCTTCATTACAAGGCTTTCCTGCCCATTATTTACGCTCACTTTTTGCTGTAGATTGCTTACGAGAACCGGCACGCTTTGGTTTTCTCCTTTCTATTTCTTTGGCATCCGGGTATTCAATACGCGAATGAAATATTCCGGATAAAACTTTGAGGAATGCATCACCAATAGTATCTAAGTCTTTCAAGGTCAGGTCACATTCATCCAGCTGACCGTCCAAAAGCTTATCCTTGATTATCTTGCGCACAACTCCTTCGGTTTTACCCGGGGTACGATTCTTCATTGACCGAACGGCAGCCTCAACCGAATCAGCCAACATTACTACCGCAGCTTCTTTGCTTTGCGGCTTAGGCCCATCATAACGGAAATCATCTTCTGAAATATTTTCGCTGTTAGCGCTTTCTTTCGCTTTATGATAAAAATAGCCACAAAGGCTGGTACCATGGTGCTGCTCAATTATATCAATAACCGCCTGTGGTAACTTGGCGTCTTTAGCCTGTTCCACACCGTCCTTAACATGAGAGGCAAGGATAAGGGTACTTAAACTGGGGGCAATCTTTTCGTGCGGGTTCTCAGCAGTCATTTGGTTTTCAATAAAAAAATACGGTCTTTTCAGTTTACCAATATCATGGTAATAAGCCCCCACCCTTACCAACATAGGCTCTCCCCCCACCTCGTCAGCAGCTGATTCAGCCAGATTACCCACTATAATGCTGTGGTGATACGTCCCCGGCGCCTCGGTAAGCAGCCTACGCAAAACAGGATTGCTGGGATGCGAAAATTCTAACAACCTAACGGATGATGTGATGGCAAAAGTGCTCTCTAAATATGGCAGCGCACCATTGGTCAGTATGGAAGACAATAGGCCATTTATTGTTCCCAACGCCAGGCTGGAAGTTAATAAAAGTCCCATTGGTGTATCGGATATAAGCCCCATGGTGAATATGGCAAGCACATTCGCCGCTCCGGTTATAACCCCCGCCCGAGCTAAATCTCCCCTTTGGCTGAGTTTACTGACTCCGTACACCCCGGTAATGCCGCCAATCAGACCAACGACGCCAAACCTGATCTGCCCGGCGGTCATAATGCCCACCAAAAAACTCATCACAGCGACAACAAGAACAGCCAAGCGAGAATCCAATAAAATAGCAATGAGCATCCCCGCAGCGGCAACCGGAACCATATAAGCAAACAGCGCGCCAAATTGCGGCCATTGAGCTACGTTAATGGCCATTAGGGCTCGTCCCACGCCTAGAACTACAATCACAATTAAACCTATCAGATATAAGTGACCAGCATTTTGATAGATATTTTTGTTTTGCTGGTAAATAAAAAACAAAACCACAGTCATCAATAATGCAATCAGTAAGGCTGCCCCGGCAAGGGACTTAATGGGTGAAGAAGGGCCGGTCAAACCCAAGGCTGCTAATTTGGCCATATGGTCCTCGGTGACAATTTCGCCCTCTCCGATAATTTTTTCATTTTCCTTGATGGACACCATTACCGGCGGTACAGCATCCATGGCTGTTTTTTGTAACAAATCTGTTTTATACTCATCGAAGAATTCATTGGGACGAACAAATTTACGTATCAAACCTTCGGCAAGACTGGCGTAAGAAGAACTCAGTCCCAGATGCTTAACCTGTGCTACAAGCTGTTTTACCACTTGCTCTTGATTTTCAAAGGTGATCCCCTGTTCCATGGCCTGCTTTACCAGGCTGTTAACCCCATCTTTCAATCTCTGCAAGCTTTCTGGCCTGGGAGCGATTAAATCCTTTAAGACATTTTCCGGTAGTGCAAAGTTAATTTCGTCTCGCACCCCATTTATTTTTTCCTCCTCAGTCAGAGACTGATTCTTTTGCACCTTCCCGACTACATCCACTGCCGATGAAATATCTTCTTGCACGCCCACACTTACTTGGGGGTCGGTTCTGTATTGCTTTTCTATGGCTTCTTTAGCTTGCTCACGCGCTTCCTTGGTTTTAGCCTTATTTTCAAAAATAACAGTACGTGAAGCAAAAATATCGGTGGGCGCAACCTGACCCACCTGCAAATCCACCTTTTGGGGAACATAATGCACGGATACTAATAATGTAAGTAAAACAAAAAGGAGCACCGCAGCGATGCCCCTGCGAACCTTGCGTTTCCCCGCAAGGGAGGAAAAGACTGCACGAACTTTCCCCCAAACCTGTTGGAGAGGAAACATTATTTCACTCCTCTTTGGTGACCTACGCCTCATTGCCGGAATCATATGCCTTGACAATCTCCTGAACCAGAGGATGTCGAACGATATCTTCTCCGGTAAAGTAGTGGAAAACTATGCCTGTAATACCTGTTAACACCCTGCCCGCATGAACCAGTCCCGATGATTGCCCTTTCGGCAAATCAACTTGTGTGATATCTCCGGTAATAATTGCATTGGAACCAAAGCCAATGCGGGTCAGAAACATTTTCATCTGCTCAGGTGTTGTATTTTGGGCTTCGTCAAGTATGATAAAGGCGTCATCCAAAGTACGGCCCCTCATATATGCTAATGGTGCAATTTCTATAATGTGCCGGTCCAAGTATTTTTGCGTGCTTTCAATACCGAGCACATCGTACAAGCTATCATAAAGGGGACGCAGATAAGGATCCACTTTTTCTTGCAAGTCACCGGGTAAAAAACCCAATTTTTCTCCAGCCTCGACTGCCGGCCGGGTAAGCACTAATCTGCTTATTTCTTTATTTTTTAATGCCCTTATGGCCATAACTACTGCCAAGTACGTTTTACCGGTACCCGCAGGTCCAATACCAAAGACAATGTCATGCTTCTTGATGGCCTCAACGTACTTCTGCTGCCCTACTGTCTTAGGTTTTATTTGTTTTCCTCGCGGAGTAACCAGTGTAATATCCCGGGCTAAGGAAGACAGTGCATTATTCATTCCCGCCTTTACCGCCTTAAGTGTATAGTTTATCTCGTGTAATGTAAGGTGGTTTCCGGCCCTGTAAAAATCCTGCAGCTGCTCCAACACTTTTTGAGCTATTTTAACCTGTTCCGGTGAGCCCAGAATAACAAGTTCTTCTCCCCGGGCAACCACTCTAACCCCTAAAGTCTTTTCTATCAGGGATAGGTTTTCATCGTGCCTGCCGAATATTTCAGCCGCAGCTCCTATATCGTCTAAAGTAACTTTTGTTTCAGTATAATCCGTCAATAAGACCGGCCCCTCCTTGAGGTTAATGCCTTCGGTTAATGTATTAGGGTTTAAATGTCTTTTCGATACCTATTTCTTCTATGGTTTCTATGGTGACTTTTACTCTGACAACATTCACTCCGGCCACATTTGCTCCACCATGGCCAGCTTCTACACGTTCAACCTTGCGGTTAACAATTGGTGCATTTTCAGGTATTCTCTTTTTAGCATCTTTAAGAGCATTTTTCAAGGCTATATCTCGTGCCTGCGTTAGAGTTCTCTGCACCCTGAACGACTTAAGTTCAACATATCGTTCAGTATTGATTTCTACGGGAATATTTATATTCCTCCAAGCCGGAAGTCTTTTCGTATGAATAGATGGTTCATATTCTTTAAAGGGTATTTTTTCCGGCCCTGATAGAATTATTTCCTTGTCACCTATTTTAATGCGGATCCTGGAAACCTCTGCACCGGTACGTCGTGTAATTTTTTCAACCAGTGGCACCTCACTGTACCCATCATACCATACGCGGGCACGGACTATTCCCTGGGCATGAACATACTGGGACTGTCCTTCTCCGGTAAGCTTTCCATCCTCTTCCGAGCTCTGTGGCGGGTCTGTTTCCTCATTTAATTCAGGTGGCGGAATGACCCCTGAAATAAGTACCTGCCCTTTGCTGACGGTTTGACCTTCCTCCACAGCCGGGTGCCCTTTTAAAACCAATATTTCCTTGAGCAGTCCTTCTTTACGCGCTACAATGTGGGCTGGATTATGATCCACCCCTTCCGGAGGCATCTTCTTTTCTACTATTTCTACAATTACCCTGGTCCCTTTGACACTTACGCCGGCCCATGATACCTTGGACAAATTATCTTGAATAGCCTCTTCAACACCGGCTGTATCTAAATTCCACTTTAAAACTCCCACAGATAAACCTGCTTGCCGCGCCACTTTCAGTATTTGAGAATCTTTAACCGTGGTATTACCGGTTACATCTATAAGCCAAACAAAAGATGATAGCATGTACAACAATGCAAGAAACAAAACGGCCCCGGCTACCATAGTTTTACGCCTGCGCATTTTAGAAATAAAAAAGGGCAACCCCAAACGATGCTCTATGGAAAAACGACAGCCGGTCTCACGGGCAATGTGCCTAAGCGGGCGCAAACCACTCAGCCGAATGCTGGCCATAATGCTTTCCTGGTTAACCCACTTTATATTCCAGAGCCAGATGCCCCTGGTAGATGCCATATTAATTAACCGCTCAGGTGAAGAACCGCGCACAATAACAACAACATAGCCGGCCAGGAAGGAAACTAGTTTAAAAAGAGTCATAATTTCCCTCCTAAAAACACTATACTGTCGATACGCCCTTCCACACACATCTCTTCAGGTAAAATACTGCGCAACTGCAACCCTTCACCGGCTATTTCAATTTCACCTTCCCCAACGGCTATACGTACCAATTCAGGAGTATATTCGGTAATTCCACGGTGATTCTCCAAGAACACCTGCAGATTTCCAACCAATACAATCTTAGGCAAGTCCAACATGACCTCGCCTGGAATTTCCAATATTTCAGAAAACTGTCGCTTAACTTTCTTTTTTACGTCGCGCCAGGCCATAAAAAAATCCCCCCTTGCCAAAAATGTATGCGGCAAGGGGAGGAAAGATTACTCAGCAATGGCTAATAATGGTTACTCTTTATTTTCTTGCATCTCTTTGATAGCTTGACCGATCATTTCAGCCGAAAGCCCGCCATGAAAACGGGGTTGGCCGTCAATAACCGTTAAAGGAAGACGTACCCTATCGAGAACAGATGAAACTTGAGGGTACTCCTTAATATCCGGTGTAGTTACATCTACAAACTTAAAATCCACTTCAGAGCCAAAACTGTTTTCTAGTTCTGTCTTTAACTCAGATGCTTCTTCTTTCATGGTCTTTTGCGAACCGCATCCAGCGGCAGGAGAAGGGCCTCACCCACCGGTCTGCACTGGTGCATCAAGACCGAAAACCATTACTTCAATTGGTTGTTCTGCCATACTATCACCTCTCAGTTAGCCTTTTTTACCAATGTATAACAGATTGTAACATAATTACGTATGTTATGATACCCCGACAGTCAAGACTAATTTCATTAAAAGCTTATTTTTATGGACAAATTAAATAATCACTGGAATGATAATAAAATTATTTTATCAATTCCATAAAGGAATCTGTCAAAGCACAGTTGAAAACCATATTGTATTCTAAAAAGGAGGGTGATGAGCTTGAACAAACAAGAACACAGATTAACCCAAATGACCAAAAGTTCGGGGTGAGCTGCCAAATTGGGGCCTGAAGCCCTGTCGCAGGTACTGCGGCAGCTACCGGTGCTTGATCACCCTAACTTGTTGGTGGGGTTGGAAACTTCAGATGACGCTGCAGTTTACAAACTGAACGGGAGCACTGCCATTATTAATACCGTTGATTTTTTTACCCCTATTGTGGACGACCCCTATCTATTTGGCCAAATTGCAGCAACCAACGCGCTGAGCGATATCTATGCCATGGGCGGGCAACCGCTTCTGGCCCTGAATATTGCATGTTTTCCTAGCTGCCTGCCGAAGGAAGTACTGGCCCAAATATTACGCGGGGGCGCCGATAAAGTTACGGAGGCTGAGGCCATTATAGCCGGCGGTCATACCATAGAGGATGACGAACCTAAATACGGTTTAGCCGTTACCGGACTGGTGCACCCGGATAAAGTAACATCCAATTCCAATGCCCAAACAGACAACCTCTTAGTATTAACCAAACCCCTGGGCACCGGAATCATAAATACTGCCATCAAAGGCGGCCTGGCCAGTGATGAAGTGATAAGGCAGGCATCGCATACCATGTGTGAATTAAATAAAGAGGCTGCCCGGATAATGAATAATACAGATGCCCGGGCCTGTACTGATATAACCGGGTTCGGATTGCTGGGACATGCTGCTGAAATGGCTGAGGCAAGTAAAGTAAGTCTGGAAATCTGGGCCAAGGAAGTGCCCCTACTACCCGGAACATTGGACATGGCCGAAATGGGGATGATCCCCGCAGGGGCTTATAATAACCAGACATATCTACAGGGTAAGGTTAAATTTGCAGTAAAAGTTAAAACTGAGCTACAATTAGCTTTTTTTGACCCGCAAACCTCCGGCGGCCTGCTCATTTCTATACCGAAATGCAAGGCTGACATCTTAATGAACGGTATGAACGATGCCGGAATTTGCTGCGCCGCAGTTATAGGCAAAGTAAAACAGCG
This Bacillota bacterium DNA region includes the following protein-coding sequences:
- a CDS encoding GTPase Era, translated to MKNNQSGYKSGFVSIVGRTNVGKSTLLNKALGQKVAIMSDKPQTTRHKISLVLSGDHAQIIFLDTPGIHKPQHKLGQHLVDVALGSLREVDVVLFMVEAFPPGSGDKYVLKRLKELNGPVILVINKIDLVNKEQLAKVIDFWWQEHHFDEVFPVSALNGENVQSLVEKIIEYLPEGPQYYPDDMITDKPERFIMAELIREKVLHLTSQEIPHSISVMVDEVKKRSDDLVLVNATVFVERDSQKRIIIGKGGSMLKQVGQLARKEIELLLGSRIYLDIWVKVKKDWRNHDGLLRTLGYYEDS
- a CDS encoding cytidine deaminase, which codes for MNPEELIAQAQKVRENAYAPYSGFKVGAALLTVKGNVYTGCNIENSSYGLTVCAERAAVAKAVSEGERQFEAIAINAPTGNYCSPCGACRQVLLEFGAGIEVYMSNDQGEYKLMKVGELLPAAFELKVKDE
- a CDS encoding diacylglycerol kinase family protein, which encodes MQNFAKSIGFLYAARGILYALKTQPNMRIHCLAAAVALLLAWVMGITGLELLWLILAIFMVIVTELLNTAVETVVDLLSPGYHPLARVAKDVAAGAVLMAALHSLVVAFFVFGRRMI
- a CDS encoding PhoH family protein, translated to MTDYTETKVTLDDIGAAAEIFGRHDENLSLIEKTLGVRVVARGEELVILGSPEQVKIAQKVLEQLQDFYRAGNHLTLHEINYTLKAVKAGMNNALSSLARDITLVTPRGKQIKPKTVGQQKYVEAIKKHDIVFGIGPAGTGKTYLAVVMAIRALKNKEISRLVLTRPAVEAGEKLGFLPGDLQEKVDPYLRPLYDSLYDVLGIESTQKYLDRHIIEIAPLAYMRGRTLDDAFIILDEAQNTTPEQMKMFLTRIGFGSNAIITGDITQVDLPKGQSSGLVHAGRVLTGITGIVFHYFTGEDIVRHPLVQEIVKAYDSGNEA
- the ybeY gene encoding rRNA maturation RNase YbeY; protein product: MPVLVSNLQQKVSVNNGQESLVMKTVNMVLEEEDSGKESEVSVVFVDDVRMQELNKQYRGVDRPTDVLSFAMTEGEDFPGGEEELLGDVVISLETAVNQAEEYGHSVDREVAYLTVHGVLHLLGYDHEDSQSKKNMRQKEEAIMKKVNLSR
- the yqfC gene encoding sporulation protein YqfC; this encodes MAWRDVKKKVKRQFSEILEIPGEVMLDLPKIVLVGNLQVFLENHRGITEYTPELVRIAVGEGEIEIAGEGLQLRSILPEEMCVEGRIDSIVFLGGKL
- the yqfD gene encoding sporulation protein YqfD: MTLFKLVSFLAGYVVVIVRGSSPERLINMASTRGIWLWNIKWVNQESIMASIRLSGLRPLRHIARETGCRFSIEHRLGLPFFISKMRRRKTMVAGAVLFLALLYMLSSFVWLIDVTGNTTVKDSQILKVARQAGLSVGVLKWNLDTAGVEEAIQDNLSKVSWAGVSVKGTRVIVEIVEKKMPPEGVDHNPAHIVARKEGLLKEILVLKGHPAVEEGQTVSKGQVLISGVIPPPELNEETDPPQSSEEDGKLTGEGQSQYVHAQGIVRARVWYDGYSEVPLVEKITRRTGAEVSRIRIKIGDKEIILSGPEKIPFKEYEPSIHTKRLPAWRNINIPVEINTERYVELKSFRVQRTLTQARDIALKNALKDAKKRIPENAPIVNRKVERVEAGHGGANVAGVNVVRVKVTIETIEEIGIEKTFKP
- a CDS encoding KamA family radical SAM protein; amino-acid sequence: MQEWKLQMQNQVDSLEKLEEFINVTPEEREAIETINTKWGTTPYFASLMDPDDPNCPIRKQVVPSLQEKENRFGLENYLVYKENRATDEDRPDTIARQYYDRVAFTVMNTCANYCRHCFRKELVVDGSLKLKFDINEGLDWIKEHSEVRDVLITGGDPLLLSDDKLEFLIRKLREIPHVEMIRFGSRLPIVLPHRITKQLLKVLGGYHRVPVWLNTQCNHAKEITERTAEAVYDLMSAGINVGNQAVLLKGINDDKQSFKELHQKLLTVRIRPYYVFYCEPAPGIDHFRTPVEKGAELIRDTLRGHTTGLAQPMYVVATNIGKIPLMPDYYIQDKNEKEYTLKNYKGQVTTTPNIVE
- a CDS encoding HDIG domain-containing protein codes for the protein MFPLQQVWGKVRAVFSSLAGKRKVRRGIAAVLLFVLLTLLVSVHYVPQKVDLQVGQVAPTDIFASRTVIFENKAKTKEAREQAKEAIEKQYRTDPQVSVGVQEDISSAVDVVGKVQKNQSLTEEEKINGVRDEINFALPENVLKDLIAPRPESLQRLKDGVNSLVKQAMEQGITFENQEQVVKQLVAQVKHLGLSSSYASLAEGLIRKFVRPNEFFDEYKTDLLQKTAMDAVPPVMVSIKENEKIIGEGEIVTEDHMAKLAALGLTGPSSPIKSLAGAALLIALLMTVVLFFIYQQNKNIYQNAGHLYLIGLIVIVVLGVGRALMAINVAQWPQFGALFAYMVPVAAAGMLIAILLDSRLAVLVVAVMSFLVGIMTAGQIRFGVVGLIGGITGVYGVSKLSQRGDLARAGVITGAANVLAIFTMGLISDTPMGLLLTSSLALGTINGLLSSILTNGALPYLESTFAITSSVRLLEFSHPSNPVLRRLLTEAPGTYHHSIIVGNLAESAADEVGGEPMLVRVGAYYHDIGKLKRPYFFIENQMTAENPHEKIAPSLSTLILASHVKDGVEQAKDAKLPQAVIDIIEQHHGTSLCGYFYHKAKESANSENISEDDFRYDGPKPQSKEAAVVMLADSVEAAVRSMKNRTPGKTEGVVRKIIKDKLLDGQLDECDLTLKDLDTIGDAFLKVLSGIFHSRIEYPDAKEIERRKPKRAGSRKQSTAKSERK
- the selD gene encoding selenide, water dikinase SelD, which codes for MSLNKQEHRLTQMTKSSGUAAKLGPEALSQVLRQLPVLDHPNLLVGLETSDDAAVYKLNGSTAIINTVDFFTPIVDDPYLFGQIAATNALSDIYAMGGQPLLALNIACFPSCLPKEVLAQILRGGADKVTEAEAIIAGGHTIEDDEPKYGLAVTGLVHPDKVTSNSNAQTDNLLVLTKPLGTGIINTAIKGGLASDEVIRQASHTMCELNKEAARIMNNTDARACTDITGFGLLGHAAEMAEASKVSLEIWAKEVPLLPGTLDMAEMGMIPAGAYNNQTYLQGKVKFAVKVKTELQLAFFDPQTSGGLLISIPKCKADILMNGMNDAGICCAAVIGKVKQRGSNLIEVV